The genomic segment AGGGCGCTTGGCCGCGGAGGTGCTGGGGGTATCGCTCATTAGATGCTCTCCAACAGGTTGGCCATTTCGACGGCGACTTGGGCAGCATCGCGCCCCTTGTCGGTCTGGCGGGCTACGGCTTGTTCGAGGTTCTCAGTGGTGAGAATCGCATTGGCCACGGGAATCTGGTAGTCCAGAGATACGCGGGTCACGGCAGAACCGGATTCGTTCGCCACCAGCTCAAAGTGGTAGGTTTCGCCGCGGATGATGCAGCCCAGCGCGATCAGCGCATCGTATGTGCCTTTTTCCGCCATGGCTTGCAGCGCTACCGGCACTTCCAGGGCACCCGGTACGGTGACATGGTCAATGTCTTTTTCAGATACGCCCAGAGCCAGCAATTCGGTCTTACAGGCGTTGGCGAGTGCATTGGTGATGTCCGCATTGAAGCGGGCCTGCACGATGCCGATGTTGAGTTTCTTGCCGTTCAAACGGTCGGAGGCTGCGGTGCCTTTGTCTGCGCCAAACATGGGTGATTCCTTTATTCGAGTTATTTGCTGATGTAGCCGGTGATTTCGAGGCCGTAACCGGTCATGCTCGGCATGCGGCGCGGGCTTCCCATGAGTTGCATTTTCTGCACACCGCACTTGAGCAGAATCTGGGCGCCGATGCCGTAAGTGCGCAGGTCCATGCGGCCCCGCTCAGGCGCTTGCGACGCGCGCGCGGTGCCTTCAAACTGGCACAGCAACTGCTCGCCGCTTTCGCCGCAATTGAGGAGCACCACCACGCCTTTGCCTTCAGCGGCGATATAAGCCAGAGCAGCATCCAGGCTCCAGGAGTGCATGCTGCGGTTGACTTCCAATGCGTCCAGCACCGAGAGCGGCTCATGCACACGCGCAGGGACCACAGTGCCGGCGTCCCACTCGCCCTTGACGAGCGCTAGGTGCACGCCTTGTCCGGTGCTGTCTTTGAAGGCGTGGGCGGTGAATTCACCGTACGCCGTTTTCATGGTACGGCTGCCCACGGGCTCGATCAGGGATTCGACACGGCTGCGGTGTTCAATCAGGTCGGCGATCGTGCCGATTTTCAGGCCGTGTTCGGCTGCGAACAGCTGCAAGTCGGGCAGACGGGCCATAGTGCCGTCGTCTTTCATGATCTCGCAGATCACGGCCGAGGGGCTGCAGCCGGCCATGGCCGCCAGATCGCAACCGGCTTCGGTGTGGCCTGCGCGCATGAGCACGCCACCGTCCACTGCCTGCAGTGGGAAAATGTGGCCGGGTTGCACCAGATCGGTCGCCACCGCGTTTTTCGCCACCGCGGCTTGCACGGTTGTTGCGCGGTCTGCGGCAGAAATGCCGGTGGTCACGCCTTCGGCGGCTTCAATAGAGACGGTAAACGCGGTGCTGTACACGGTGCCGTTGCGTGCTGCCATCGGGGGCAGCTTCAGGTGCTCGCAGCGTTCGCGGGTCAGGGTCAGGCAGATCAGCCCACGGCCAAAACGGGCCATGAAGTTGATCGCTTCGGGCGTGACGTGGTCCGAGGCGAGAACCAGATCGCCTTCGTTTTCACGGTCCTCTTCGTCCACCAGAATCACGATGCGGCCGGCGCGCATGTCGGCCACGATGTCTTCAACGGGGGAAATGGATACGGGGGTGAGGGCGGTCATGCAGAAGGGCTTTCCAAATGTCGTTCTATGGCGGGGGCCCTGAGGGGTGCGGCGCTCCTGCCGGATGCTCGGTGCCTCAGTAGTAACCCCCGATTATCGCCGCTTTCGAACGGATGGTTGCGGGTCAGGCGCAGGGGCTGAGCACAGTAGGGGCTTCAGTCCAGCGAGGCGCTCCAGCGCTCGTTCCAGCCGGTTTGCAGGGCGCGCCGGTCGCGTTTGGTAGGTCGACCACCCGCAATTGTGTGGGCGGGCTCCGGGCTTAGGCGTTGTTGCTCGGCGGCCGCTAGACGGTCGCGCACGCTGTCCGGGGTTTCTGCGTACATCAGTTGCGCCACAGGTGCCGGGCCGCGTTGCTCACTGATGAGCAGCACTTGTACGACCTTTTTGACCTTGCCTTGCCAGATCGTCAGGGTGTCTCCGGCCTTGACCTCTTTGGCGGGTTTGACGTCTCGGCCTTCCCACTGCACCCGGCCGAGTTGGACTTCATCCGTGGCCAGCGAGCGGGTTTTGAAAAAACGTGCGGCCCACAGCCACTTGTCGATCCGGGTGCTTTGCATGCGAAAACTTCAGCTGAGATAGAGCGGTAATCGTACACAAGCATCCAGTCCGGTGCAGGCGTCCCCTGAATACCGGTTGTTCAGCTGGATGGTTCCCCCCAGTGCGAGCACCATTTCCCGGGTGATCGTGAGCCCAAGGCCTGACCCCGAGTGGGTGCTTCCGGCCGCAAATGGCTGAAACAACCGCATACGCAAGGCATCACTGATGCCGGGCCCGCTGTCCGAAATTGTGAGCTGTGCCCAGTCGCCATCTCGCTGCAAACGGATCATCAAGTCGCCGCCCTGCGGTGATAGGCGCACAGCGTTGTGCAGCAGGTTACGGATGGTTTCCCGCAGCATCCATTCGTGGGCCATCACCGGACAAGGCTCGGTCACGAGTTCGAAGTCGAGGTCTTTTTCGCCCACCAAGGCCGACAGATCCAGCGCAATGGTCCGGACCGGCTCTGCCCAGTCCATAGCCGCAAAGTCTTGCTGTTGGCGCACTTGTTCCACTTTGGCCAGTGAGAGCATTTGGTTGGCCAGTTGGGTGGCCCGGTCGACCGTGGAGGCAATTTCTTTCAGGCCGTCCTGAGCGGCTATGTCGCCCCGCAGTGCCGATTGCACCTGCACCTTGAGCACCGCCAATGGGGTCCGGAGTTGGTGTGCCGCATCACGTACAAAGCGCTTCTGGTGGTCCAGCAGGTGTTGCAGCTTGTGCATCACATGGTTGGTGGCCACCGCCAGCGGCTGAATTTCCAGCGGCAATTCGCCGGCAGGCAAGGCGGTCAGGTCGTCCTCGCTGCGCTGCTCTAGCTCTTCGCTCAGCTGCCGCACCGGGCGGGTGGCACGGTCTACCACCAGCATCACCACCGCGGTAATGACGGTGATCAGAATCAGCTGCCGCTGGAGTGTGTCCAGCAAAATTTGTCGCGCCAGGGTGTGGCGCAGCTCCAGCGTTTCTGCCACCTGCACCATGGCCATGGTGCGCTCCCGCCCACTGGCCACCGGCTGCAGCAGTACGGCTACCCGCACCGCATCGCCCCGGAAGGTGTCGTCGTAAAAATCTACCAGCGCGGCATAGGGGCCCTGCTGGGGCAGCTGACCCGTCCAGACCTTGATGTCTTGCTCGCCATCGACCCATTGGCCTTTGGCGTCAGACACCCGGTAGCTCATGCGGCTGCGGTTGTCTGCCTCAAACGCTTCAAGGGCAGAGTAGGGTACTTGCGCCCTGAGCCGAGCATCCGCACCTCGCCCTTCAATGTCCAATAGTTCGCCAATGGCTTTGGCGGAGGCGAGCAGCGTCCTGTCATAGGCCGTGTTGACCGCGGCCAGCGCCTGCTGGTAAAGGCTGTAGGTGTCTACCAATACAAACAACAAAATCGGAATCAAGATACCCAGTAACAGGCTCTTGCGTAATGAGGGCGCAGGGCGGCGGCTCGCCATCTCAGTCGGCCTTGAGCAAATAGCCAAGCCCGCGCAGGGTCACCAGGCTGACCCGCATGGCGGTGAGCTTCTTGCGCAGGCGGTACACCACCACCTCGATCGCTTCAAACTGCACATCCACTTGGCCGGGAAACACCACTTCAAATAAGCGTTCTTTGCTGACCGCATGGCCCGGGCGCAACATCAGGGCCGTCATCAGGGCGAGCTCCCGAGGGGTCAAGTCCAAGACCTCGTGGCGGTGATAGATGGCGCCGCTGTTGCGGTCGAGCCGCAACTCTCCGACCAGCAGGTCGCTGCTCTGCGGTGTCGGGTTGTCGGCATTGCGGCGATGCAGGGCGCGTATGCGGGCTTCCAGCTCGTCGAGATCAAACGGCTTGGGCAGGTAATCGTCGGCACCGGCATTCAGGCCCAGCACTTTGTCGCCGACCGTTCCGCGAGCGGTCAATATCAGAACCGGCGTGCGCAGGCCGCTGCGGCGCGCCTGCTTGAGTACGTCGAGCCCGTCTACTCCCGGTAGGCTCAGGTCGAGCACCACCACATCGGGCTGGAGCGTGTTCCAGTGGGTGAGCGCTTGTGCACCATCGCTGCAGACATCGACCCGCATTTGTGCACGTACCAGGCTGCGTTGCAGGGTGGTGAACAGGGCGGGATCGTCTTCGATCAAGAGTAAATGCATGGCCAGAGCAGGGTGCGAATTACGGGTTTCCCCTAGGGAATTTGGACAGCCGTTTGACAGCCACGGCCCGCATCATAGGCCCTACCAATAACCACAGGAGACTTCCATGCGTCGCGATACTTTCCTCAAATCCATGGCCGTGATGGCTGCTGCCGGTGCTCTGCCTTTGTCGGCACGTGCAGCCACCAATCTGAAAATGATGCTCCCCGCCAACCCCGGCGGCGGTTGGGACGGCACAGGCCGCGCCTTGGGCAAAGCACTGATCGACGCCAAGCTGGTGGATACTGTGCAATATGAAAACAAGGGTGGCGCGGCCGGTGTGATCGGACTGGCCCAGTTTGTGAACTCCGCCAAGGGCGATCCCAACGCCATGATGGTGATGGGTGCGGTGATGCTGGGTGGGATCATCACCAGCAAGCCTGCTGTTGGCCTGGACAAGGTAACACCGATCGCCCGTATTACCAGCGAATACAACGTGTTCGTGGTGCCGGCCGACTCCCCGCTCAAGACCATGAAAGACGTAGTCACCCAGATGCAAAAAGACCCCGGCAGTGTCAAGTGGGGCGGCGGTTCGCGTGGATCCACTGAGCACATTTGTGCCTCCATGCTGGCGACCAAGGTCAACGTAGACCCCAAAAAGGTCAACTACGTTGCGTTCCGTGGCGGCGGCGAAGCTACTGCGGCGATTTTGGGCGGTAACGTGACGATTGGCGGCAGCGGTTACAGCGAGTTCGCTGAGTACATTGCCGCGGGCAAGATGCGCGCCATCGGGGTGACTTCCGAGAAGCGCCTGCCCGGCATCAATGTGCCGACCATGCGCGAGCAAGGCTATGACGTGGTGTTGGGCAACTGGCGCGGTGTGTATGGCGCGCCTGGCATCACCGCAGAGCAGCGTGCTGCACTGACCGACCTGATCGTGAAAGTCACCAAGACCAAGGGCTGGGCTGACGCGCTGGAGAAAAACCAGTGGACCCCTGCGGTGTTGACCGGCAAAGCGTTTGACGAATTTGTGGACAACGAGTTTTCCAGCCTGCGCGGCGTGATGCACCTCTCCGGAATGCTGTGATGAGCCAGGTCGTGAAAGCGCGGCAAGAAGCCGCCGTAGCAGTGGGCGTGCTGCTCCTGGCCCTCGGGCTCGGTGCTGGCGCATGGGTCATTCCCTCAGAAGCGGGTTACGCCGGTATCGGCCCTGACTTTCTTCCGTGGGTGGTATCCGTGGCTTTGCTGCTGTGCAGTGGTTTCTTGCTGTGGGAAGTCCGTAAGGGCGGCTTTCTCGACATGGAAGATGACGAAGACAGCGAGCCCGCCTTCTGGCCCGGATTTATCTGGATGTCGGTGGGCTTGCTGGTGAATGCAGCGTTGATCACCACCATAGGGTTCATCTTTAGTTGCGCCCTGTGTTTTGTGTTGGCATCGCGGGGTGCGCGCTTGGCCCAAGGACAGGTCTTGGGCGGCGCCCGTACCTGGATCACGGATATCGTGGTCGGTCTGCTGATCTCGGCACCCGTGTACTGGATGTTTACCAAGTTTCTGGCCATCAGCTTGCCAGGTTTGACGCAAAGCGGATGGTTGTAATGGAAATCTGGAATCAACTTCTTCAAGGGTTTGCGACGGCGGGTACCCCCGTCAACCTGTTGTGGGCATTTGTGGGGTGTGCGCTGGGCACAGCCGTTGGCGTGTTGCCCGGCATCGGGCCTGCTACCGCGGTGGCGATGTTGCTGCCTATTACCACCCAAGTGGAGGCCACTGCCTCCATGATCTTTTTTGCCGGCATTTACTACGGCGCGATGTATGGTGGCTCCACCACATCCATTTTGCTCAACACGCCGGGTGAGACCTCCAGTATGGTGACCGCCATGGAGGGCAACAAGATGGCCAAGAGCGGCCGTGCGGGTGCTGCGCTGGCAACAGCAGCTATCGGCTCGTTTGTGGCTGGCAGTATCGCCACGGTGGTCGTGACCCTGTTTGCGCCGCTGGTGGCGGAATACGCCGTCAAGCTCGGCCCGCCAGAATATTTTTGCTTGATGCTATTGGCGTTCACCACCGTCAGTGCGGTGTTGGGGCAGAGCACATTGCGCGGTTTGACCGCGCTGTTTGTGGGCTTAGCCATTGGCTTGATTGGCATGGACCAGATCACCGGCCAAACCCGCTACACCGGCAACATGCCCGAGCTGCTGGACGGTATTGAAATTGTGTTGGTAGCGGTTGGTTTGTTTGCGGTGGCTGAGGCCCTGCACTTTGTACTCTTTGAGGGCAAGGTGGTTGAGACCGAAAACAAGCTCAGCCGCGTCACCATGACCGCGCGGGATTGGAAGCGTTCGATCCCCGCCTGGATCCGTGGCGCTGCAATTGGTGCGCCTTTTGGTTGCATTCCTGCCGGCGGCACAGAGATTCCTACTTTCTTGAGTTACGCCACAGAAAAGAAACTCGCCAAAGGCGACGACCTGGCGGAGTTCGGTACCAAAGGTGCCATCGAAGGGGTGGCCGGCCCCGAAGCCGCCAATAACGCGACGGTGACCACTGCCTTGATTCCGTTGCTCACGCTGGGCATTCCCGTGTCCAACACGACGGCCGTGTTGTTGGGCGCTTTCCAGAACTACGGTATCCAACCCGGGCCACAACTGTTCACCACCTCGTCTGCGCTGGTGTGGGCGTTGATCGCCTCGCTTTTCATTGGCAACGTCATGTTGCTGGTGCTGAATTTGCCGATGGTGGGTTTGTGGGTCAAGCTGCTGAAGGTGCCCAAGGCCCAGCTGTACGCCGGTATTCTGATTTTTGCCACCGTGGGCACTTACGGTATGCGCCAGAGCGCCTTTGACCTAGTGCTGCTTTACGTGGTGGGGGTCATGGGCTTGGTGATGCGCCGGTTCAATATCCCGACGGCACCGGTGATTGTGGGCATGATCCTCGGGCCTTTGGCAGAGGCACAGCTGCGCAATGCCATGTCCATTGGTGAAGGCAGTGCCATGATCTTCCTTCAGCGCCCCATGTCGGTGACATTGCTGGTGGTGGTGCTGAGTGTGTTGGTCTTGCCACGGGTGCTCAAGCACTTTCAAGGCAAGGCGCAGCGCTTGGCTTCGGCATAAAAAAGGGTGCTAGCCCCCATTTAGTCTGCGGGTGTAGCTATACCTTTAGTAGCAAAAAAGGGGCGCTTCGGCGCCCCTTTTTTGTTGCGGCGGATGCTAATCTTCTCGTATGGCTAATTCAGTGATTTCATGGGTGCTGCGGCAGGGATTAGGCGTGGGTCTGCTAAGCCTCGGGGTGCTCACATCGGTGCGGGCGGACACTGCGTTGGTGGCCGTGGCCGCCAATTTTTCCGGAACGGCGCAAACCATTGCCAGCGACTTCAAGCGGGTGAGCGGGCACACTGTGACCCTGGTGCCAGGTGCCACCGGCAAGCTATACGCCCAGATCAAGAACGGTGCGCCGTACCAAGTGCTTTTATCCGCCGACGACGAGACACCCTCGCGCCTGGTGCAGGAGGGTGCGGCAGTAGCGGCGAGCCAATTCACCTATGCCACCGGCCGATTGGTTTTATGGAGTCCGCAGCCCGGTGTTGTGGATGCGCAGGGCGCGGTGCTGGGCGCTGCTGGTTTGCGGGTGGCCATGGCCGATCCCAAAACTGCGCCCTATGGCGCTGCCGCCATGCAGGTGATCCAGCAGCGGGGTGTGTGGCAAGGCCTGCAAGGACGGCTGATTCAGGGTGAAAGCATCGCCCAGACCTATCAATTTGTCGCAAGTGGTAACGCGCCCGTGGGGTTTGTCGCGCTGTCTCAAGTGATGCGGGATGGGCGTTTGGTGGATGGCTCCGCGTGGCAGGTGCCCGCCCACTTGCACCAGGCTTTGCGGCAGGATGCGGTGCTTCTCAATCCCGGGCAAGGCCAAGTAGCGGCCCTGGCTTTTTTGGCCTATCTGCGCACTGAGCCTGCCCGCCGGGTGATGCGCGCGGTGGGCTATGAGTAGCAGCTTGTCCGTGGCTGCGTTTCCGCTGTCTTCGGACGATTTTTCGGCCATCCGGCTCACTTTGGAGTTGGCCAGTGTCACCACGCTTGTGTTGCTGTGTTTGGCTACCCCGTTGGCCTGGTGGCTGGCCCGGTCCGGCTCTTGGTGGAGTCGCGCTGTGGGTGCCCTGGTGGCCATGCCTTTGGTGTTGCCACCGACGGTATTGGGTTTTTACCTGTTGGTGAGCTTGGGGCCACAGGGGTGGGGCGGTCAGTTCACCCAGTGGTTGGGTATCGGTTTGCTGCCATTCACTTTTGCGGGACTGGTGCTGGGCTCGGTGATTTACTCCCTGCCGTTTGCGGTGCAGCCATTGCAGAATGCGTTTGAAAGCTTGGGGCCGCGCCCTCTGGAGGTCGCCGCCACACTGCGGGCCTCTCCTTGGGATACCTTCTGGCATGTGGTCCTGCCGCTGTGCCGCCCCGGTGTGGTGAGTGCTGCTGTGCTGAGCTTTGCCCACACGGTCGGCGAGTTTGGTGTGGTGCTGATGCTGGGGGGCAATATCCCCGAGAGCACCCGGGTGGTGTCCACCCAAATCTATGGCCATGTGGAGGCACTTGAATACACCCAGGCGCACTGGTTGTCGGGTGGCATGGTGCTGTTTTCTTTTGTGGTGTTGCTAGCGCTGGGGTGGCTCAACCCGAGTGGCAGCCGTTTGCGGACTTGAGCGCCATGGTCAACCGCATCCAATTGAATGTCTCCAAACCCGGCTTCAGCCTGGTGGTGGATATGGAGCTGCCGTCAAAGGGCATCACGGTTTTGTATGGGCCGTCGGGCTCAGGCAAAACGACAGTTCTGAGGTGCATCGCTGGTCTCGAGCGCTCGCCGCAAGCGCTGGTGCAGGTGGGCGGGCATACCTGGCAAGACGAGTCCGCAGGTGTTTTTTTGCCGACCTACCGGCGCTCCCAGGGTTATGTGTTTCAAGAGGCCAGCCTCTTCGCCCATTTGGACGTGGCGGGTAACTTGGAGTTCGCCCGTCGGCGCGCTACGCCCAGAGTGGATGGCAGCCCCTTGCTGACGCTTGAGTTCGCGATTCAGACCTTGGGCTTGTCCAAGCTTTTACACCGGCGGACGACCGACCTCTCCGGTGGCGAGCGACAGCGTGTGGCGATCGCACGGGCGCTGGCAACCAACCCGCAGATTTTGCTTTTGGACGAGCCCCTTGCGTCTCTGGACGAGGCCCGCCGGCGCGAGGTTTTGCCGTGGCTGGAGCAACTCGGCAGCGAGCTCCAAATTCCGATGGTGTATGTGTCGCACGCGACCGAGGAGGTCACCCGTCTGGCCGACACCTTGGTGGTTCTGGAGCAAGGGCGTGTCATGGCCATAGGCCCAGTAGATACCGTGCTGTCTCAGGTGGAGCCTGTGATCCGCCTCGGTGGAGAGACGGCGAGCTTGGTGACGGGGCGTGTGATATCCCACGACCCACAGTGGCATTTGAGCGAAATTGCGTTTGATGGCGGCACCTTCTGGGTGCCTGATGCCAAGCTGCAAACTGGGCAGCTGGTGCGTTTGCGGGTGCTGGCTCGCGATGTCAGCATTGCAACCCAAGCCCCATCGGGAAGCAGCATTCAAAACACCGTGGCGTGCACCGTGGCGCAAATTCTGCCGGACCAGCAACCCGCCCAGGCCCTGGTGCGCTTGGATGTGAGCGGTACAGCGCTTTGGGCCCGCCTGACACGGCGCGCAGTGCAACAGCTGCAACTCCAGCCGGGCATGCACGTCTGGGCGCAAGTGAAAGCCATGGCGCTCACGCAGTAACGCAAACGGGTTGCAAATACTTGCAAATTTCACCCGTTCGGGTGATGACAGCGCCGGTGCGTCCGCCTAACCTGTGGGGTTGATTACTTGTCTCTCCCCCATGCCCGACGCGCCGCTTTTGTCCTCTGAGCCGACCCACGTCACCCTGCTTTTCCAAGCACAGGCTGCCTTGACGCGCGGCGACGTGGACTTCAGCCAGACGCTTTCCAAAAGCGCACTGCTGCACGCCCAGCGGCAGAACGACGCCGCGGGCCAGGCCCGCGCCCTTTTGTACCTTGCGCAGGGAGACCGTCAGCTCTCGCACCTGCGCCGTGCCCGTGAGACGGCGGAGCGCGCCGCCCAGATGTTCCAAACCCACGGGGACGCCGCTGGCGAGGCTGAGGCCCTGACCACTTTAGCCAATGTGCTGAGCCTGATGGGCCACAGCGCTGATGGCTTGGAGGCCGCCATGCTGGCCTTGAAGCTCAGCCAGTCCAGCCCAGCCAGCCATCCGCTTGCAGAAGCTATGGCCTGCAACTACCTCGGCGTTGCCTATGCCTGCAGCCAGAGTTTTGACAATGCGGCCGATTTGCTGGAGCGCTCGGTCCGGATGTTTGAAGCCCAGGGCCTGTGGGCTGAATCCTGCTTGCCGCGCTACCACCAGCGGTATGCCGAAATGCACCGCTGTTTTCTGGACCGGTATTACCACGGCACTTTTTTGTCGCTGGACCGGTTGACGCAGATTGCCGCGCTGCCCGAACAAGTCACCTCGCAACCCGGGAGTGTGCGTTCCTTGCTGTGCCCCTATCGCAAAACCCGCGCGCTGCTGGACCTGACACATGCATTTGAGCTGTGCTGGCAGGGCGATCTGGACGAGGCCAGCCGCCGGGCTGACACGATTTCGGCCAGCGTGGCCAAGGGCATGCGCCAACCGGCGGTGATCTTGCTTGAGATGTGGCTGAGGACCGAAATTGCATGGGCCGCCGAGGATTGGATGTCGGCCGAGGCCCATGCCCAGCGCTTGCTGCAATCTGCGGCGCGGGCTGAAAACGAGCACCTGCGGGCCACTGCGTATTTGCTGTTGATTCAGATCTACTCTGCCCAGGGCAAAGACCTCCAGGCACAAGCGCAGCAACGGCTCTGGAAAATGCAGGAAATGCACCTTCGCAAAGAGGCCTTGCACAGCCGCGAAGAGCGTGTGGAATGGCAAATGCGGGTGCGGGCAGACCGCCAAGCCAGCCGCCACTTGGAAGAAAAAACGCGCCATTTGGAGCGGCTGGCCATGCAAGATGCCCTGACTGGCCTGTACAACCGCCGGTATTTAGAGCAAATCGTGCCGGCTTTGCTCAGCGATGCCACTGAGCGCCAGCGTGCCCCAGCCTTGGTGTTTGTCGATATCGACCACTTCAAGCAAATCAACGATCGCTTTTCCCATTTGGTAGGTGACGAAGTGCTCAGGACCGTGGGGCGGATTCTGGGTGGCTTTGTGCGGGAAGGCGATGTGTCCGTCCGGCTCGGGGGCGATGAGTTCGTGGTCCTCTTCAGCCACGTGGAGGCGCAGAGCACCACCTCGGTGGTCGCGCGTATCCACAAAGCGGTGAACGAATTTGACTGGCACAGTGTGCACCCGGGGCTGAGCGTCTCAGCCAGCGCT from the Rhodoferax potami genome contains:
- the ribH gene encoding 6,7-dimethyl-8-ribityllumazine synthase, which encodes MFGADKGTAASDRLNGKKLNIGIVQARFNADITNALANACKTELLALGVSEKDIDHVTVPGALEVPVALQAMAEKGTYDALIALGCIIRGETYHFELVANESGSAVTRVSLDYQIPVANAILTTENLEQAVARQTDKGRDAAQVAVEMANLLESI
- the ribBA gene encoding bifunctional 3,4-dihydroxy-2-butanone-4-phosphate synthase/GTP cyclohydrolase II; its protein translation is MTALTPVSISPVEDIVADMRAGRIVILVDEEDRENEGDLVLASDHVTPEAINFMARFGRGLICLTLTRERCEHLKLPPMAARNGTVYSTAFTVSIEAAEGVTTGISAADRATTVQAAVAKNAVATDLVQPGHIFPLQAVDGGVLMRAGHTEAGCDLAAMAGCSPSAVICEIMKDDGTMARLPDLQLFAAEHGLKIGTIADLIEHRSRVESLIEPVGSRTMKTAYGEFTAHAFKDSTGQGVHLALVKGEWDAGTVVPARVHEPLSVLDALEVNRSMHSWSLDAALAYIAAEGKGVVVLLNCGESGEQLLCQFEGTARASQAPERGRMDLRTYGIGAQILLKCGVQKMQLMGSPRRMPSMTGYGLEITGYISK
- a CDS encoding RNA-binding S4 domain-containing protein, which gives rise to MQSTRIDKWLWAARFFKTRSLATDEVQLGRVQWEGRDVKPAKEVKAGDTLTIWQGKVKKVVQVLLISEQRGPAPVAQLMYAETPDSVRDRLAAAEQQRLSPEPAHTIAGGRPTKRDRRALQTGWNERWSASLD
- a CDS encoding sensor histidine kinase; translation: MASRRPAPSLRKSLLLGILIPILLFVLVDTYSLYQQALAAVNTAYDRTLLASAKAIGELLDIEGRGADARLRAQVPYSALEAFEADNRSRMSYRVSDAKGQWVDGEQDIKVWTGQLPQQGPYAALVDFYDDTFRGDAVRVAVLLQPVASGRERTMAMVQVAETLELRHTLARQILLDTLQRQLILITVITAVVMLVVDRATRPVRQLSEELEQRSEDDLTALPAGELPLEIQPLAVATNHVMHKLQHLLDHQKRFVRDAAHQLRTPLAVLKVQVQSALRGDIAAQDGLKEIASTVDRATQLANQMLSLAKVEQVRQQQDFAAMDWAEPVRTIALDLSALVGEKDLDFELVTEPCPVMAHEWMLRETIRNLLHNAVRLSPQGGDLMIRLQRDGDWAQLTISDSGPGISDALRMRLFQPFAAGSTHSGSGLGLTITREMVLALGGTIQLNNRYSGDACTGLDACVRLPLYLS
- a CDS encoding response regulator transcription factor, with amino-acid sequence MHLLLIEDDPALFTTLQRSLVRAQMRVDVCSDGAQALTHWNTLQPDVVVLDLSLPGVDGLDVLKQARRSGLRTPVLILTARGTVGDKVLGLNAGADDYLPKPFDLDELEARIRALHRRNADNPTPQSSDLLVGELRLDRNSGAIYHRHEVLDLTPRELALMTALMLRPGHAVSKERLFEVVFPGQVDVQFEAIEVVVYRLRKKLTAMRVSLVTLRGLGYLLKAD
- a CDS encoding Bug family tripartite tricarboxylate transporter substrate binding protein; translated protein: MRRDTFLKSMAVMAAAGALPLSARAATNLKMMLPANPGGGWDGTGRALGKALIDAKLVDTVQYENKGGAAGVIGLAQFVNSAKGDPNAMMVMGAVMLGGIITSKPAVGLDKVTPIARITSEYNVFVVPADSPLKTMKDVVTQMQKDPGSVKWGGGSRGSTEHICASMLATKVNVDPKKVNYVAFRGGGEATAAILGGNVTIGGSGYSEFAEYIAAGKMRAIGVTSEKRLPGINVPTMREQGYDVVLGNWRGVYGAPGITAEQRAALTDLIVKVTKTKGWADALEKNQWTPAVLTGKAFDEFVDNEFSSLRGVMHLSGML
- a CDS encoding tripartite tricarboxylate transporter TctB family protein is translated as MSQVVKARQEAAVAVGVLLLALGLGAGAWVIPSEAGYAGIGPDFLPWVVSVALLLCSGFLLWEVRKGGFLDMEDDEDSEPAFWPGFIWMSVGLLVNAALITTIGFIFSCALCFVLASRGARLAQGQVLGGARTWITDIVVGLLISAPVYWMFTKFLAISLPGLTQSGWL
- a CDS encoding tripartite tricarboxylate transporter permease, which translates into the protein MEIWNQLLQGFATAGTPVNLLWAFVGCALGTAVGVLPGIGPATAVAMLLPITTQVEATASMIFFAGIYYGAMYGGSTTSILLNTPGETSSMVTAMEGNKMAKSGRAGAALATAAIGSFVAGSIATVVVTLFAPLVAEYAVKLGPPEYFCLMLLAFTTVSAVLGQSTLRGLTALFVGLAIGLIGMDQITGQTRYTGNMPELLDGIEIVLVAVGLFAVAEALHFVLFEGKVVETENKLSRVTMTARDWKRSIPAWIRGAAIGAPFGCIPAGGTEIPTFLSYATEKKLAKGDDLAEFGTKGAIEGVAGPEAANNATVTTALIPLLTLGIPVSNTTAVLLGAFQNYGIQPGPQLFTTSSALVWALIASLFIGNVMLLVLNLPMVGLWVKLLKVPKAQLYAGILIFATVGTYGMRQSAFDLVLLYVVGVMGLVMRRFNIPTAPVIVGMILGPLAEAQLRNAMSIGEGSAMIFLQRPMSVTLLVVVLSVLVLPRVLKHFQGKAQRLASA
- the modA gene encoding molybdate ABC transporter substrate-binding protein, with product MANSVISWVLRQGLGVGLLSLGVLTSVRADTALVAVAANFSGTAQTIASDFKRVSGHTVTLVPGATGKLYAQIKNGAPYQVLLSADDETPSRLVQEGAAVAASQFTYATGRLVLWSPQPGVVDAQGAVLGAAGLRVAMADPKTAPYGAAAMQVIQQRGVWQGLQGRLIQGESIAQTYQFVASGNAPVGFVALSQVMRDGRLVDGSAWQVPAHLHQALRQDAVLLNPGQGQVAALAFLAYLRTEPARRVMRAVGYE
- the modB gene encoding molybdate ABC transporter permease subunit encodes the protein MSSSLSVAAFPLSSDDFSAIRLTLELASVTTLVLLCLATPLAWWLARSGSWWSRAVGALVAMPLVLPPTVLGFYLLVSLGPQGWGGQFTQWLGIGLLPFTFAGLVLGSVIYSLPFAVQPLQNAFESLGPRPLEVAATLRASPWDTFWHVVLPLCRPGVVSAAVLSFAHTVGEFGVVLMLGGNIPESTRVVSTQIYGHVEALEYTQAHWLSGGMVLFSFVVLLALGWLNPSGSRLRT
- the modC gene encoding molybdenum ABC transporter ATP-binding protein produces the protein MAQPEWQPFADLSAMVNRIQLNVSKPGFSLVVDMELPSKGITVLYGPSGSGKTTVLRCIAGLERSPQALVQVGGHTWQDESAGVFLPTYRRSQGYVFQEASLFAHLDVAGNLEFARRRATPRVDGSPLLTLEFAIQTLGLSKLLHRRTTDLSGGERQRVAIARALATNPQILLLDEPLASLDEARRREVLPWLEQLGSELQIPMVYVSHATEEVTRLADTLVVLEQGRVMAIGPVDTVLSQVEPVIRLGGETASLVTGRVISHDPQWHLSEIAFDGGTFWVPDAKLQTGQLVRLRVLARDVSIATQAPSGSSIQNTVACTVAQILPDQQPAQALVRLDVSGTALWARLTRRAVQQLQLQPGMHVWAQVKAMALTQ